A stretch of the Rosa rugosa chromosome 5, drRosRugo1.1, whole genome shotgun sequence genome encodes the following:
- the LOC133712962 gene encoding uncharacterized protein LOC133712962 translates to MCMKEPYIFLSLLIPGPKSPGNDIDVYLRPLIDELNTLWEYVAETYDISTKQNFQMRAAVMWTINDFPAYGYMSGWSTQGILACPCCASETSSRRLQHGSKQCYMRHRRFLAPDHEWRKQQEPFDNTREEKCAPRRQSGEEIVDELQGLKTVAHRKNKKTQIIPGFGTTHNWKKSSLFFQLPYWKTLLLRHNLDVMHIEKNIFDNVIGTIMNIDGKTKDSLNARLDLQAMDIRKAYWPREEDGKLVYDPAPFELSAVDIKAICEWLLNLKVPDGYCSNVSRWINAKRRSISGMKSHDCHVFLQRLLPLVVRELLPKKPCEALIELSYFFRELCAKVLRVSNLELLENKIAITLCKLEMIFPPAFFDIMVHLSIHLAWEAKVCGPM, encoded by the coding sequence ATGTGCATGAAAGAGCCTTACATCTTCTTATCTTTACTCATACCAGGACCGAAGAGTCCTGGCAATGATATTGATGTTTACCTGAGACCGTTGATCGATGAGTTGAACACTTTGTGGGAATATGTTGCAGAAACGTATGACATTTCtacaaaacaaaattttcaGATGAGAGCTGCGGTCATGTGGACAATCAATGATTTTCCTGCATATGGTTACATGTCTGGTTGGAGTACACAGGGAATATTGGCATGTCCATGTTGTGCGTCAGAGACTTCTAGTCGTAGATTACAACATGGGTCAAAACAATGTTATATGAGGCACCGTCGATTTTTAGCACCAGATCATGAATGGCGTAAACAACAGGAACCTTTTGATAATACAAGGGAAGAGAAATGTGCACCAAGAAGACAATCTGGTGAGGAAATTGTAGATGAACTTCAGGGTTTGAAGACAGTTGCACAtcgaaagaataagaaaacacaAATTATCCCTGGATTTGGAACGACTCACAATTGGAAAAAGAGTAGTCTATTTTTCCAATTGCCTTACTGGAAGACACTATTGTTGCGCCATAATTTGGATGTGATGCATATCGAAAAAAATATTTTCGATAACGTGATTGGCACAATAATGAACATTGATGGTAAAACAAAAGATTCTTTAAATGCTCGTCTTGATCTCCAAGCTATGGATATAAGGAAAGCTTACTGGCCTAGAGAGGAGGATGGCAAACTAGTTTATGATCCGGCACCTTTTGAATTGTCAGCTGTTGATATCAAAGCTATATGTGAATGGTTACTGAACTTGAAAGTTCCTGATGGATATTGTTCAAATGTATCTCGTTGGATCAATGCTAAACGACGCAGTATTTCTGGCATGAAGAGTCATGATTGCCATGTTTTCTTACAGAGACTACTTCCGCTTGTGGTGCGAGAGTTACTGCCCAAAAAACCTTGTGAAGCATTGATTGAGCTTTCTTACTTTTTTAGAGAATTGTGTGCTAAAGTACTGAGGGTCTCGAATTTGGAACttctggaaaataaaattgCCATAACTCTATGCAAGTTGGAAATGATATTTCCTCCTGCATTTTTTGACATCATGGTTCATTTGTCAATTCACTTGGCGTGGGAAGCAAAAGTATGTGGGCCTATGTAG
- the LOC133710920 gene encoding uncharacterized protein LOC133710920 isoform X4 — protein sequence MFFMLSLIMFTMPRIITPQALRSIWPLFKSELQGPYITWAQYPQDQLDKLFELWKNKNFKFDCSEEELKDVFTEHIKTRYSDWMSEIRNSVFRKHKTAAARYANTPSYLKPEIWTPIVDEWLKETWQEKSERNAINRDKSTMVHTTGSVPMAKYIKEEIDKTGVEPSPIEMFRRFHISKPKDGKPEHWQSEKAKDLYDKTSGFPGASSAQPASTNGDSETHAP from the exons ATGTTTTTCATGCTAAGTTTAATTATGTTTACAATGCCTAGGATTATAACTCCCCAAGCTTTGCGAAGTATTTGGCCCCTCTTCAAGTCAGAGCTGCAAGGCCCATACATAACATGGGCACAATATCCGCAAGATCAATTGGATAAGTTGTTTGAACTATGGAagaataaaaatttcaaatttgattGCTCCGAGGAAGAACTGAAAGATGTATTCACGGAACATATCAAGACTCGTTATAGTGACTGGATGAGTGAAATTCGGAATAGTGTTTTCCGCAAACACAAGACTGCTGCAGCTCGATATGCCAACACTCCGTCGTATTTGAAGCCAGAAATATGGACACCAATTGTTGATGAATGGCTAAAAGAAACGTGGCAG GAGAAGAGTGAGAGGAATGCAATTAATCGTGACAAATCAACTATGGTGCATACAACGGGTTCAGTTCCAATGGCGAAGTACATAAAAGAGGAG ATTGATAAGACTGGAGTTGAACCGAGTCCAATAGAGATGTTTAGAAGGTTTCATATTTCTAAGCCTAAAGATGGAAAACCGGAACATTGGCAGAGTGAGAAGGCAAAGGATCTTTAT GATAAAACTTCAGGCTTCCCAGGGGCTTCATCTGCTCAG CCTGCTTCTACTAATGGAGATTCTGAAACACATGCACCTTGA
- the LOC133710920 gene encoding uncharacterized protein LOC133710920 isoform X1, producing the protein MFFMLSLIMFTMPRIITPQALRSIWPLFKSELQGPYITWAQYPQDQLDKLFELWKNKNFKFDCSEEELKDVFTEHIKTRYSDWMSEIRNSVFRKHKTAAARYANTPSYLKPEIWTPIVDEWLKETWQEKSERNAINRDKSTMVHTTGSVPMAKYIKEEIDKTGVEPSPIEMFRRFHISKPKDGKPEHWQSEKAKDLYECMELQKRIEETLGGDGEDELDDWDIYKEVVGGSKHGKIRGLGDGMEPPEDVCGSSSRQTCNKRVCLERDKEFGQLEQQVHTLTDMVADLKQVLQAFMANSSSHSQFVRESPFSDKTSGFPGASSAQPASTNGDSETHAP; encoded by the exons ATGTTTTTCATGCTAAGTTTAATTATGTTTACAATGCCTAGGATTATAACTCCCCAAGCTTTGCGAAGTATTTGGCCCCTCTTCAAGTCAGAGCTGCAAGGCCCATACATAACATGGGCACAATATCCGCAAGATCAATTGGATAAGTTGTTTGAACTATGGAagaataaaaatttcaaatttgattGCTCCGAGGAAGAACTGAAAGATGTATTCACGGAACATATCAAGACTCGTTATAGTGACTGGATGAGTGAAATTCGGAATAGTGTTTTCCGCAAACACAAGACTGCTGCAGCTCGATATGCCAACACTCCGTCGTATTTGAAGCCAGAAATATGGACACCAATTGTTGATGAATGGCTAAAAGAAACGTGGCAG GAGAAGAGTGAGAGGAATGCAATTAATCGTGACAAATCAACTATGGTGCATACAACGGGTTCAGTTCCAATGGCGAAGTACATAAAAGAGGAG ATTGATAAGACTGGAGTTGAACCGAGTCCAATAGAGATGTTTAGAAGGTTTCATATTTCTAAGCCTAAAGATGGAAAACCGGAACATTGGCAGAGTGAGAAGGCAAAGGATCTTTAT GAATGTATGGAATTGCAAAAACGTATAgaggagactttgggtggtgaTGGCGAAGACGAATTGGATGATTGGGACATATACAAGGAGGTAGTTGGTGGGTCTAAACATGGCAAAATTCGTGGCTTAGGTGACGGAATGGAACCACCGGAAGATGTGTGCGGTTCGAGTAGCAGACAAACTTGCAATAAGCGCGTGTGTTTGGAACGTGACAAAGAGTTTGGACAATTGGAACAACAAGTTCATACTCTTACGGATATGGTGGCTGATTTGAAACAAGTCCTTCAAGCTTTCATGGCAAATAGTTCAAGTCATTCTCAATTTGTGAGAGAATCACCGTTTTCA GATAAAACTTCAGGCTTCCCAGGGGCTTCATCTGCTCAG CCTGCTTCTACTAATGGAGATTCTGAAACACATGCACCTTGA
- the LOC133710920 gene encoding uncharacterized protein LOC133710920 isoform X2, which yields MFFMLSLIMFTMPRIITPQALRSIWPLFKSELQGPYITWAQYPQDQLDKLFELWKNKNFKFDCSEEELKDVFTEHIKTRYSDWMSEIRNSVFRKHKTAAARYANTPSYLKPEIWTPIVDEWLKETWQEKSERNAINRDKSTMVHTTGSVPMAKYIKEEIDKTGVEPSPIEMFRRFHISKPKDGKPEHWQSEKAKDLYECMELQKRIEETLGGDGEDELDDWDIYKEVVGGSKHGKIRGLGDGMEPPEDVCGSSSRQTCNKRVCLERDKEFGQLEQQVHTLTDMVADLKQVLQAFMANSSSHSQFVRESPFSPASTNGDSETHAP from the exons ATGTTTTTCATGCTAAGTTTAATTATGTTTACAATGCCTAGGATTATAACTCCCCAAGCTTTGCGAAGTATTTGGCCCCTCTTCAAGTCAGAGCTGCAAGGCCCATACATAACATGGGCACAATATCCGCAAGATCAATTGGATAAGTTGTTTGAACTATGGAagaataaaaatttcaaatttgattGCTCCGAGGAAGAACTGAAAGATGTATTCACGGAACATATCAAGACTCGTTATAGTGACTGGATGAGTGAAATTCGGAATAGTGTTTTCCGCAAACACAAGACTGCTGCAGCTCGATATGCCAACACTCCGTCGTATTTGAAGCCAGAAATATGGACACCAATTGTTGATGAATGGCTAAAAGAAACGTGGCAG GAGAAGAGTGAGAGGAATGCAATTAATCGTGACAAATCAACTATGGTGCATACAACGGGTTCAGTTCCAATGGCGAAGTACATAAAAGAGGAG ATTGATAAGACTGGAGTTGAACCGAGTCCAATAGAGATGTTTAGAAGGTTTCATATTTCTAAGCCTAAAGATGGAAAACCGGAACATTGGCAGAGTGAGAAGGCAAAGGATCTTTAT GAATGTATGGAATTGCAAAAACGTATAgaggagactttgggtggtgaTGGCGAAGACGAATTGGATGATTGGGACATATACAAGGAGGTAGTTGGTGGGTCTAAACATGGCAAAATTCGTGGCTTAGGTGACGGAATGGAACCACCGGAAGATGTGTGCGGTTCGAGTAGCAGACAAACTTGCAATAAGCGCGTGTGTTTGGAACGTGACAAAGAGTTTGGACAATTGGAACAACAAGTTCATACTCTTACGGATATGGTGGCTGATTTGAAACAAGTCCTTCAAGCTTTCATGGCAAATAGTTCAAGTCATTCTCAATTTGTGAGAGAATCACCGTTTTCA CCTGCTTCTACTAATGGAGATTCTGAAACACATGCACCTTGA
- the LOC133710920 gene encoding uncharacterized protein LOC133710920 isoform X3, protein MSEIRNSVFRKHKTAAARYANTPSYLKPEIWTPIVDEWLKETWQEKSERNAINRDKSTMVHTTGSVPMAKYIKEEIDKTGVEPSPIEMFRRFHISKPKDGKPEHWQSEKAKDLYECMELQKRIEETLGGDGEDELDDWDIYKEVVGGSKHGKIRGLGDGMEPPEDVCGSSSRQTCNKRVCLERDKEFGQLEQQVHTLTDMVADLKQVLQAFMANSSSHSQFVRESPFSDKTSGFPGASSAQPASTNGDSETHAP, encoded by the exons ATGAGTGAAATTCGGAATAGTGTTTTCCGCAAACACAAGACTGCTGCAGCTCGATATGCCAACACTCCGTCGTATTTGAAGCCAGAAATATGGACACCAATTGTTGATGAATGGCTAAAAGAAACGTGGCAG GAGAAGAGTGAGAGGAATGCAATTAATCGTGACAAATCAACTATGGTGCATACAACGGGTTCAGTTCCAATGGCGAAGTACATAAAAGAGGAG ATTGATAAGACTGGAGTTGAACCGAGTCCAATAGAGATGTTTAGAAGGTTTCATATTTCTAAGCCTAAAGATGGAAAACCGGAACATTGGCAGAGTGAGAAGGCAAAGGATCTTTAT GAATGTATGGAATTGCAAAAACGTATAgaggagactttgggtggtgaTGGCGAAGACGAATTGGATGATTGGGACATATACAAGGAGGTAGTTGGTGGGTCTAAACATGGCAAAATTCGTGGCTTAGGTGACGGAATGGAACCACCGGAAGATGTGTGCGGTTCGAGTAGCAGACAAACTTGCAATAAGCGCGTGTGTTTGGAACGTGACAAAGAGTTTGGACAATTGGAACAACAAGTTCATACTCTTACGGATATGGTGGCTGATTTGAAACAAGTCCTTCAAGCTTTCATGGCAAATAGTTCAAGTCATTCTCAATTTGTGAGAGAATCACCGTTTTCA GATAAAACTTCAGGCTTCCCAGGGGCTTCATCTGCTCAG CCTGCTTCTACTAATGGAGATTCTGAAACACATGCACCTTGA
- the LOC133712580 gene encoding uncharacterized protein LOC133712580 isoform X1, whose protein sequence is MFYERKQMFVVATFLKAFFDKRAQYYVVIFSSILFFKPSMVGSAPTGHARTKAHPYYSVQVSSMWSGSVQGRHMARLGAFLFSFIKRSLSTTSAVAERRTILIFEILGMMIHEDSYLIFWDFDITSQRVAASNPLLKDAFVKAFAICRLAVAEASIKLIVLDVLVVLGLAFHPLDGILQAVPHVIALFLVPMHFTTHTTLLFIEAI, encoded by the exons atgttttatgaaagaaaacaaatgtttgtggttgccacttttcttaaagcatttttcgataaacgtgcacaatattatgtagtaatattttcaagtatattatttttcaaacctagcatggttgggtcggcccctactgggcatgcgaggacgaaagctcacccctactatagtgtgcaggtttcgagcatgtggtcgggaagcgtacaggggagacacatggcacggcttggcgcatttctctttagttttatcaaaagaag TTTGAGCACGACCTCCGCCGTAGCTGAAAGAAGGACCATAttgatttttgagattttgggtATGATGATACATGAAGACTCATACTTGATCTTCTGG GACTTTGACATCACATCGCAAAGAGTAGCAGCATCAAATCCTTTGCTCAAGGATGCCTTTGTTAAGGCTTTTGCTATTTGCAG GTTGGCGGTAGCGGAAGCCTCTATAAAGCTTATTGTTCTGGACGTACTGGTAGTTCTAG GTTTGGCTTTCCACCCACTTGATGGGATACTGCAGGCAGTTCCGCATGTTATAGCTCTGTTTCTTGTGCCAATGCATTTTACTACTCACACAACGCTCCTATTTATTGAAGCCATATAG
- the LOC133712580 gene encoding uncharacterized protein LOC133712580 isoform X2, with product MWSGSVQGRHMARLGAFLFSFIKRSLSTTSAVAERRTILIFEILGMMIHEDSYLIFWDFDITSQRVAASNPLLKDAFVKAFAICRLAVAEASIKLIVLDVLVVLGLAFHPLDGILQAVPHVIALFLVPMHFTTHTTLLFIEAI from the exons atgtggtcgggaagcgtacaggggagacacatggcacggcttggcgcatttctctttagttttatcaaaagaag TTTGAGCACGACCTCCGCCGTAGCTGAAAGAAGGACCATAttgatttttgagattttgggtATGATGATACATGAAGACTCATACTTGATCTTCTGG GACTTTGACATCACATCGCAAAGAGTAGCAGCATCAAATCCTTTGCTCAAGGATGCCTTTGTTAAGGCTTTTGCTATTTGCAG GTTGGCGGTAGCGGAAGCCTCTATAAAGCTTATTGTTCTGGACGTACTGGTAGTTCTAG GTTTGGCTTTCCACCCACTTGATGGGATACTGCAGGCAGTTCCGCATGTTATAGCTCTGTTTCTTGTGCCAATGCATTTTACTACTCACACAACGCTCCTATTTATTGAAGCCATATAG